From the Pseudomonadota bacterium genome, one window contains:
- the rsmH gene encoding 16S rRNA (cytosine(1402)-N(4))-methyltransferase RsmH: protein MKFSHQPVMLCEMLQALNPVDGETYLDATFGGGGYSKAILSKATCMVWAIDRDPDAVARALKMSEPRLTILHGNFGDMENLLSDHRIERLNGIVMDLGISSPQIDDAARGFSFRYDGPLDMRMSQEGPTAAELINEADEENLAGIIRIFGEERFARRIAKAIVAARIHKSIKNTHALVDIIKSAVPKTKDGLNPATRTFMALRIYINDELGQLERALDAAERLLAPGGRLVVVSFHSLEDRRVKQFLDSRTGHGISRSRHLPPIDVENKPTFYQAKRQALKPLENEIEVNPRARSARLRIAHRTDVAAGGFPPFQTSSIQIGASA from the coding sequence ATGAAATTTTCCCACCAACCAGTAATGCTGTGCGAAATGCTGCAGGCTCTAAATCCTGTTGATGGCGAGACATATTTAGACGCAACCTTTGGCGGTGGTGGCTATTCAAAAGCAATCCTTAGTAAGGCTACTTGCATGGTTTGGGCAATCGACCGGGATCCAGATGCCGTAGCGCGAGCATTAAAAATGTCAGAGCCAAGGCTCACAATTCTCCATGGGAATTTCGGCGACATGGAGAATTTGTTGTCTGACCATAGGATTGAGCGACTAAATGGCATCGTCATGGATCTTGGAATTTCCTCACCGCAAATTGATGATGCAGCGCGCGGTTTTTCTTTTCGTTATGACGGCCCGCTTGACATGCGTATGAGCCAGGAGGGGCCGACCGCAGCAGAACTCATCAACGAAGCCGACGAAGAGAATCTCGCTGGAATTATAAGAATCTTTGGAGAAGAACGCTTCGCGCGCCGCATAGCGAAGGCAATAGTTGCCGCGCGAATTCATAAATCCATTAAGAATACCCACGCACTTGTCGATATAATAAAATCTGCGGTGCCAAAAACTAAAGACGGGTTAAATCCAGCAACGCGCACATTTATGGCGCTCCGCATTTATATAAATGATGAGCTTGGTCAGCTGGAACGTGCGCTTGATGCTGCTGAGCGGCTTCTCGCTCCAGGGGGGCGGCTAGTAGTTGTTTCTTTTCACTCGTTGGAGGACCGCCGAGTCAAGCAATTCCTAGACTCGCGTACGGGCCACGGCATCTCGAGATCACGTCACCTGCCACCGATTGATGTTGAAAATAAACCCACTTTTTATCAAGCAAAACGTCAGGCGCTGAAACCCTTAGAGAATGAGATCGAGGTTAACCCGAGGGCACGATCAGCACGGCTCCGAATTGCGCATCGCACGGATGTCGCAGCAGGTGGATTTCCACCTTTCCAAACCTCATCCATCCAAATTGGAGCATCAGCATGA
- the mraY gene encoding phospho-N-acetylmuramoyl-pentapeptide-transferase, with protein sequence MLYNLLAPLADDFGPLNLFRYLTFRTGGAIMTALIVSFILGPTIIMWLKGRQEGATNIREDVPRGHLKKAGTPTMGGFLILIAILTSTLLWADLSNTYVWLVILVTLGFGAIGFADDYLKLTEKTSKGLEGRTKLALEILIATAAAYWLTSLTPTPLDKGLTIPFFKNVLIDLGWFFIPFAVFVVVGASNAVNLTDGLDGLAIVPVMIAAGCFGIISYLVGHFVYSGYLQIYHLPGTGELSIFCGALVGASLGFLWYNAPPAMVFMGDTGSLAVGAALGVLSVVTKHELVLAIIGGLFVLETISVMVQVISFKLTGKRVFAMAPLHHHFEKKGWAESTIVIRFWIIAMVLALIGLSTLKLR encoded by the coding sequence ATGCTTTATAACCTCCTCGCCCCACTCGCCGATGATTTTGGGCCGCTAAATCTTTTCCGTTATCTGACCTTTCGCACAGGTGGTGCGATAATGACTGCGCTGATAGTCAGCTTCATACTTGGCCCAACTATAATCATGTGGCTCAAAGGACGACAAGAAGGAGCGACTAATATCCGGGAAGATGTGCCTCGAGGGCATTTAAAAAAAGCGGGCACGCCAACGATGGGAGGCTTTCTCATCCTAATTGCTATTTTAACTAGCACGCTTCTTTGGGCTGACTTAAGCAACACCTATGTTTGGCTGGTTATATTGGTAACATTAGGCTTCGGGGCAATCGGATTTGCTGACGATTATTTGAAATTAACAGAAAAAACTTCAAAGGGTTTGGAGGGGCGCACCAAGCTAGCATTAGAGATTTTGATAGCAACCGCGGCTGCGTACTGGCTAACTTCACTTACTCCCACACCCCTTGATAAAGGGCTTACTATCCCATTTTTCAAAAATGTCCTGATTGATTTGGGCTGGTTCTTCATCCCTTTCGCTGTTTTTGTTGTAGTTGGAGCTTCAAATGCAGTGAATTTGACTGATGGCCTGGATGGCCTTGCTATTGTGCCCGTGATGATAGCTGCTGGCTGTTTCGGCATCATTTCATATTTGGTTGGACACTTTGTCTATTCTGGTTATCTGCAAATTTACCATCTACCCGGAACAGGTGAATTGTCGATCTTCTGTGGAGCCCTTGTCGGGGCCAGCCTCGGGTTTCTTTGGTATAATGCGCCGCCAGCTATGGTGTTTATGGGAGATACCGGCTCACTCGCTGTAGGTGCCGCTCTTGGTGTCCTCTCCGTTGTTACGAAACACGAACTAGTTCTTGCTATTATAGGCGGCCTATTTGTACTCGAAACGATTTCGGTCATGGTGCAAGTCATCTCATTCAAACTAACTGGCAAACGAGTTTTCGCTATGGCACCTCTGCACCATCATTTCGAGAAAAAGGGGTGGGCAGAATCAACAATTGTCATCCGATTTTGGATTATCGCGATGGTTTTGGCATTAATTGGCCTCTCAACTTTAAAACTGCGTTAA
- a CDS encoding N-acetylmuramoyl-L-alanine amidase: MRSVYSPNFGPRRRNTPVDMLVFHYTGMQTAQSAINKLCDPDSNVSAHYCIDENGLIFSLVDESKRAWHAGESYWRGETDINSRSIGIEIVNPGHHFGYCSFPESQMNSVVNLSKDILSRFSIPAWNVVGHSDIAPDRKIDPGEFFDWKKLAAAGVGVWPTPRASKLCNLKLMLTNYGYDSEAYNTIAAFQRHFRPSAITGKADEESCRIAAGLLELVT; this comes from the coding sequence ATGCGTAGCGTATATTCACCCAACTTTGGTCCGCGCCGCAGAAATACACCAGTCGATATGTTAGTGTTTCATTACACGGGGATGCAAACAGCGCAATCTGCCATTAACAAGCTATGCGATCCCGATTCAAATGTAAGCGCGCATTATTGTATAGACGAAAACGGCCTTATCTTTTCATTAGTAGATGAGAGCAAACGTGCGTGGCATGCAGGTGAGAGTTACTGGCGCGGGGAAACCGATATTAATAGTCGCTCAATCGGCATTGAAATCGTAAATCCAGGGCATCATTTCGGTTACTGTTCCTTTCCAGAGAGTCAAATGAACTCTGTTGTAAATCTCTCTAAGGATATTCTGTCTCGTTTTTCTATTCCCGCTTGGAATGTTGTAGGCCATTCTGATATCGCACCCGATCGTAAAATAGACCCAGGCGAATTTTTTGACTGGAAAAAACTCGCGGCTGCGGGAGTTGGTGTTTGGCCAACACCCAGAGCTTCCAAATTATGCAACTTAAAATTAATGCTTACTAACTACGGTTATGACAGCGAGGCATACAATACGATTGCAGCTTTCCAAAGACATTTTCGCCCGTCTGCAATAACTGGCAAAGCCGATGAAGAGAGTTGTCGGATTGCTGCTGGGCTACTCGAATTGGTTACTTAA
- a CDS encoding sulfotransferase, translating into MNNSPEFSKAMQRFKSGDLVGAEAVLKTLGGPSSENLDVLHLSAIILLERDQPKQSAKCFDRLLSFIDYEEISPDILRPMAIAYQRSGQLSEAKSFAKKIVSLPNASLDDWLNYGFLLLEVGDAEEALAAFDCILAEDIEHGDAYFGQGRAAIILEKFDVANAAFARAVHFAPNDAEAKFYYAKVMHELGNDPQAIRLLYEATEIDSDYSEAYCNLGCLLADIGKLAEAKRAYENALSADPFCAVALNGLGTIQVSLGNIRLAEQFFRKSLSAEKNLVIAHCNLAEIKRFEAFDGDAAAVYSQSKRDNISQNEAVQIGFALGKIREDIGEFDQAFAAFKAANQRYRSSLTYNIGEDEAFVEIMIKSFDADKLRPAAFDTSRDGKKPIFVLGMPRSGTTLVEQVLASHSSVHGAGELDLFERLFRERFPSTDNFENICMDQLIKIGKTYVSAISKLAPKAAYIVDKMPTNFLFLGPIALAMPAATIVHCRRDPIDTCLSCYKRLFSHNHPYSYDLRELGQFYGLYQRIMSHWNSVFPGRIVEVVYEDLVESFEIESRRLIAACGLNWDEKCLHFYKTERPVFTNPEGVRRPIYSDAVRRWEQYESHLQPLVRSLRGGGLLK; encoded by the coding sequence ATGAATAATTCGCCTGAATTTTCAAAAGCTATGCAAAGATTTAAGTCAGGTGACTTGGTTGGCGCTGAAGCAGTTTTGAAAACCCTCGGTGGGCCGTCATCAGAAAACTTAGATGTTCTTCATTTAAGTGCTATTATCCTCCTCGAGCGCGACCAACCAAAACAATCTGCAAAATGCTTCGACCGCCTGCTGAGTTTTATCGATTACGAGGAAATTTCCCCTGACATCTTACGACCCATGGCAATTGCGTATCAGAGATCTGGACAACTATCTGAGGCTAAGAGTTTTGCAAAAAAAATAGTTTCACTTCCCAATGCATCTTTGGACGATTGGCTCAATTATGGGTTTTTGTTATTGGAGGTGGGTGATGCCGAAGAGGCGTTGGCAGCCTTTGACTGTATCTTAGCTGAAGATATTGAGCATGGTGATGCGTATTTTGGTCAAGGTAGGGCGGCCATTATTTTGGAAAAATTTGATGTTGCCAATGCCGCCTTTGCCCGGGCAGTGCATTTTGCTCCAAACGATGCTGAGGCAAAATTCTATTACGCTAAAGTAATGCACGAGCTTGGCAACGATCCCCAAGCAATACGATTACTTTATGAAGCTACGGAAATTGATTCCGATTATTCAGAGGCCTATTGTAACCTTGGTTGCTTGCTTGCTGACATAGGAAAATTAGCAGAAGCAAAGCGCGCATATGAAAATGCACTTTCGGCTGACCCATTTTGTGCTGTTGCTCTGAATGGGTTAGGAACTATACAAGTCTCACTTGGAAATATCAGGTTGGCGGAGCAATTTTTTCGGAAATCTTTATCTGCCGAAAAGAATTTAGTAATCGCACATTGTAACTTGGCTGAAATTAAACGGTTTGAAGCTTTTGATGGAGATGCTGCGGCAGTTTATTCGCAATCGAAACGGGATAATATTTCGCAAAATGAGGCGGTGCAGATAGGATTTGCGTTAGGTAAAATTAGAGAGGATATTGGAGAATTCGATCAAGCTTTTGCGGCCTTCAAAGCGGCAAATCAGCGTTATCGATCCTCATTGACATACAATATAGGTGAGGATGAAGCATTTGTAGAGATAATGATCAAATCGTTTGACGCTGATAAACTAAGACCTGCTGCATTTGATACGAGTCGGGATGGCAAAAAACCAATTTTCGTTTTGGGCATGCCGCGTTCAGGGACTACCTTGGTAGAGCAAGTGCTTGCGAGCCACTCCTCGGTTCATGGGGCTGGCGAGCTTGACTTGTTTGAGAGACTTTTCAGAGAACGGTTTCCTTCCACCGATAATTTTGAAAATATATGCATGGATCAACTAATAAAAATCGGGAAAACGTATGTATCTGCAATAAGTAAGCTTGCTCCGAAAGCCGCATATATTGTAGATAAAATGCCAACTAATTTTCTGTTCCTTGGACCAATAGCATTGGCAATGCCGGCTGCAACTATAGTGCATTGCCGGCGTGACCCGATAGACACCTGTCTTTCGTGCTATAAGCGTCTTTTTTCGCATAATCATCCATATAGCTATGACCTTCGAGAGCTTGGACAGTTCTACGGTTTGTACCAGCGCATAATGAGCCACTGGAATTCAGTATTTCCCGGTCGGATAGTCGAGGTTGTATATGAAGATTTGGTCGAAAGCTTTGAAATTGAAAGCCGCCGTTTAATTGCAGCTTGTGGCCTCAACTGGGACGAAAAATGCCTCCATTTTTATAAAACAGAACGGCCAGTGTTTACTAACCCCGAAGGTGTGCGACGTCCGATTTACAGCGATGCAGTTCGGCGATGGGAGCAATACGAGAGCCATTTGCAACCGCTCGTTCGCTCACTTAGGGGAGGCGGGCTATTAAAATAA
- a CDS encoding division/cell wall cluster transcriptional repressor MraZ, protein MALFISEQTNKVDKKGRVSVPAQFRSALGEALSLGIAAFPSFSLQKQAIDVWPLARLEQLQNSLDANSDRFTAGQKNLAQLIFADARQLSFDDNGRVLLPPLLLESAGIKEEALFVGQGRTFQIWSPDRYTPYKAGIESLVSDGEKSLSIFPSAEVHG, encoded by the coding sequence ATGGCGCTATTTATTTCAGAGCAGACAAATAAGGTGGATAAAAAAGGTCGAGTATCAGTTCCGGCCCAATTTCGATCTGCGCTTGGCGAAGCCCTGTCGTTGGGTATTGCTGCATTTCCATCTTTCAGCCTCCAAAAACAAGCTATCGATGTTTGGCCATTAGCTAGGTTGGAACAACTACAAAACAGCTTGGATGCAAATTCTGATCGTTTTACGGCGGGTCAAAAAAATCTGGCTCAGCTGATATTTGCTGATGCCAGACAATTGAGCTTTGACGACAATGGTAGAGTGTTATTGCCGCCTTTGTTGCTTGAATCCGCTGGAATTAAGGAAGAGGCATTGTTCGTTGGCCAAGGTCGCACCTTTCAAATTTGGTCGCCAGATCGCTACACGCCCTACAAAGCCGGAATAGAAAGCTTGGTTTCTGATGGCGAAAAGTCACTTTCCATATTTCCTTCTGCTGAGGTGCACGGTTGA
- a CDS encoding UDP-N-acetylmuramoyl-L-alanyl-D-glutamate--2,6-diaminopimelate ligase, producing MHLSKLIEKETTKLRQGWTDVEISGLSADSRNIRPGNLFAAIPGAAIDGRRFIDEAIAKGASAILAPPNTHLDASHKKIPLVIEANPRRALAKISARFFNTQPKTTVAITGTNGKTSVAHITQQLWNNLGKKAASLGTLGVVGSCNLNLSKLTTPDPVELHRLLHKLASKRINHLALEASSHGLSQYRLDGVVIQAAVFTNFSRDHLDYHKTMAAYLNAKLRLFHELVCDGGTAIAYSGAPEAAIIESIAKRKRQNYISYGSVSADISVVEKYQTNEGWSANIQAFGKTYPVMLGFAGGFQIQNLLAAIALVHSTGTPLENIIPKIETLTGVPGRMQRAGKSIAGGTVYIDYAHTPDALKNALFALRPLIANKLILIFGCGGDRDIGKRTKMGAIACQFADRVIVTDDNPRTEDAAAIRRSILKGCASACEISDRREAIENTIAQLECGDGLLIAGKGHETGQIMGNEVLPFNDLEIAKAALGGAT from the coding sequence TTGCATCTTTCAAAGCTCATTGAAAAAGAAACGACTAAACTGCGACAAGGCTGGACCGACGTAGAGATAAGCGGCCTTAGTGCAGATAGCAGAAATATTCGGCCGGGGAATTTATTTGCTGCAATTCCCGGTGCTGCAATTGATGGACGCCGTTTCATAGACGAGGCAATTGCCAAGGGTGCAAGTGCAATTTTGGCACCACCGAACACACATCTCGATGCCTCACACAAAAAGATACCGCTTGTGATCGAGGCAAACCCACGCCGCGCGCTTGCTAAAATTTCTGCCCGTTTCTTTAATACCCAACCCAAAACAACGGTCGCTATCACCGGCACTAACGGAAAAACCTCGGTAGCTCATATCACACAACAACTATGGAACAACCTTGGGAAGAAGGCTGCAAGCCTTGGTACTTTGGGTGTAGTTGGATCTTGCAACCTAAACCTCAGCAAGCTTACCACGCCGGATCCTGTAGAGCTCCATCGTTTGCTTCACAAGCTCGCCTCGAAAAGAATAAATCACCTAGCACTTGAGGCCTCGAGCCATGGCCTCAGCCAATACCGTCTTGATGGCGTCGTTATTCAAGCAGCTGTCTTTACTAACTTTAGCCGTGATCATTTAGATTATCACAAAACTATGGCCGCTTATCTAAACGCCAAGCTTAGGCTTTTCCACGAATTAGTATGCGATGGCGGAACCGCCATTGCTTACTCCGGCGCTCCCGAGGCTGCTATCATAGAATCCATTGCTAAGCGAAAGCGCCAGAATTACATAAGTTACGGATCAGTTTCTGCGGATATTTCAGTTGTTGAGAAATATCAGACGAATGAGGGCTGGTCCGCAAACATTCAAGCATTCGGGAAGACCTATCCAGTGATGCTAGGTTTTGCGGGGGGATTCCAGATACAAAATCTGCTCGCCGCAATAGCTTTGGTGCACTCAACTGGCACACCACTGGAAAATATCATCCCTAAAATTGAAACACTCACAGGAGTGCCGGGTAGGATGCAACGCGCTGGCAAGTCGATCGCCGGCGGCACAGTTTATATTGACTATGCCCATACGCCCGATGCTCTCAAGAATGCTCTCTTTGCATTACGGCCTCTTATTGCGAACAAACTTATATTAATTTTTGGCTGTGGCGGCGATCGTGACATTGGAAAACGCACTAAGATGGGTGCAATAGCTTGCCAGTTTGCTGACCGAGTGATTGTTACTGATGACAATCCCAGAACTGAAGATGCTGCTGCCATCCGTCGCAGTATATTGAAAGGATGTGCAAGTGCCTGCGAAATAAGCGACCGACGCGAAGCCATTGAAAATACTATTGCTCAATTAGAATGTGGTGATGGGCTCTTGATCGCTGGGAAAGGCCATGAAACGGGCCAGATAATGGGCAATGAAGTATTACCGTTTAATGACCTTGAAATAGCTAAAGCTGCGTTAGGGGGTGCCACGTGA
- the murF gene encoding UDP-N-acetylmuramoyl-tripeptide--D-alanyl-D-alanine ligase — protein MSTLWTHTEASKATGGKAYGAWQANGVSIDSRTAKAGDLFVAIKGLNSDGHDYVTSAIARGAAAAMVTKRRANWDKNMPLLEVPDANLGLSALGQFARQRLSKKGRIIGVTGSVGKTGIKEALRHCLSQQAPTSATKGNLNNKWGLPLSLARMPASTVYGIFEIGMNCSGEISSLSKILKPEIAIISNIEAVHIEFFDSVGDIANAKAEIFHGMGKNGIAILNRDNHYFKKLENHAEIAHLSEVISFGSSKNADARLLNFNLEANFTTVQADIFGEILKYQIGVPGDHWALNSLAVLAAVKASGGNIFLAADSLREMPQLKGRGEQTKISMPDGDFILIDESYNASPVSVRAALKVLSNMQPAPPGRRIAVLGDMLELGDCSNKLHAELAVEIEEAGVDVVFTVGNRMAALAEKLPGQIISWHEITSDKIIPKVVSEVRAGDVITIKGSFGSRMGLVADALRTLCKDKREEFK, from the coding sequence GTGAGTACCCTTTGGACACATACGGAGGCATCAAAAGCGACAGGCGGGAAAGCGTATGGCGCTTGGCAAGCAAACGGTGTGTCAATCGACAGCAGGACTGCCAAAGCCGGTGACCTCTTCGTTGCGATTAAAGGACTAAATTCCGATGGTCATGATTATGTAACCTCAGCAATCGCCCGAGGTGCAGCCGCAGCAATGGTCACTAAAAGGCGTGCAAATTGGGACAAAAATATGCCGTTATTAGAGGTGCCAGATGCTAATTTGGGACTTTCTGCTTTAGGCCAATTTGCACGACAGCGACTCAGCAAGAAAGGGCGTATTATTGGTGTCACAGGAAGCGTTGGTAAAACCGGAATAAAAGAAGCGCTTCGGCATTGTTTGAGCCAACAAGCTCCTACTTCTGCGACTAAAGGAAATCTAAATAATAAATGGGGACTGCCGCTCAGCCTTGCGCGCATGCCGGCTTCAACGGTGTATGGCATTTTCGAAATAGGCATGAATTGCTCTGGAGAGATCTCTTCGCTTTCCAAGATACTGAAACCCGAAATAGCAATTATCTCAAACATAGAGGCGGTTCACATTGAATTTTTTGACAGTGTTGGCGACATAGCCAACGCGAAAGCTGAGATCTTTCATGGAATGGGAAAAAACGGGATTGCAATTCTGAACCGCGACAATCACTATTTCAAAAAACTCGAAAATCACGCCGAAATTGCCCATCTCTCTGAAGTAATCAGTTTTGGCAGCAGTAAAAATGCAGATGCTCGGCTACTGAATTTTAATCTTGAAGCAAACTTCACTACAGTCCAAGCAGATATCTTCGGTGAGATTTTAAAATATCAGATCGGAGTGCCAGGAGACCATTGGGCCCTGAATAGCCTAGCCGTTCTGGCCGCTGTGAAAGCCAGCGGTGGCAATATTTTTCTTGCCGCAGATTCACTCCGTGAAATGCCCCAACTCAAAGGGCGTGGCGAACAAACTAAAATTTCAATGCCTGATGGCGATTTCATTCTCATCGATGAAAGTTATAATGCTAGCCCTGTTTCAGTTCGAGCTGCACTCAAAGTGCTGTCGAATATGCAGCCGGCTCCACCTGGTAGAAGAATAGCTGTTCTTGGCGATATGCTTGAGCTGGGCGATTGCTCTAATAAGCTTCACGCAGAACTCGCAGTCGAAATTGAAGAAGCCGGCGTAGACGTTGTTTTCACCGTTGGAAACAGAATGGCAGCGCTAGCAGAAAAACTGCCTGGCCAGATCATCTCATGGCATGAAATTACCAGCGATAAAATCATTCCTAAGGTTGTAAGTGAGGTGCGAGCCGGAGACGTCATCACGATCAAAGGCTCATTTGGAAGCCGCATGGGCCTAGTTGCAGATGCACTGAGAACTCTCTGCAAAGATAAAAGAGAGGAATTTAAATAG
- a CDS encoding penicillin-binding protein 2, protein MQNTDGRKGYPFIRSGGVNKPAGIRTINDSFQPFHAAIETGRNRLLIAATVISLTFAAIGTKLVELSILDNAGKVASKNGTHATKRQARSDILDRNGNVLATDLTMASLYADPFNIIEPAKAAAAITGILPELDANKVLSLLKRERRFVWIKRHLSPRQQQAIHQLGIPGLDFRREYKRVYPHGTLMAHALGYVDIDNNGIAGIEKSFNVRLRKENRPIHLSLDVRVQHKLRTELLTSMAHHQAKGAAGLVLDVTNGEIISMVSLPDFDPNIPGKVLDGRHFNKASLGVYELGSAFKILTSAIAFNEGIITFRDGYDTSKPIRISGFTIRDHYGKNRWLSVPEIFIYSSNIGAGRMALDIGAKTQQLYFGRLGLLEPADTELPEIGLPIIPTNWSRTQAVTIGFGHGISVSPLQLSASVAASVNGGVFFQPTFIKRSEKNLLDGGLRVFTEATSSKIRRLLRLSVLDGTGKNADAKGYLVGGKTGTAEKKIGGGYSKDMLISSFVGVFPMTKPRYAIFAMLDEPIGTKETFGRATGGWVAAPIVKRVVEQIAPILSIAPLDEDSQIIRRTLAIDEFQSKVEARTLASFKAH, encoded by the coding sequence ATGCAAAACACTGATGGAAGAAAAGGATATCCTTTCATTCGTTCTGGGGGTGTCAATAAGCCAGCTGGGATACGCACTATTAATGATAGTTTTCAACCATTTCATGCTGCCATCGAAACTGGTCGCAACCGACTCTTAATCGCGGCAACCGTAATCAGCCTTACCTTTGCCGCCATTGGTACCAAACTTGTCGAACTATCGATTCTTGATAACGCTGGTAAAGTTGCTAGCAAGAACGGCACACATGCTACTAAGCGCCAAGCGAGGTCAGACATATTAGATCGCAACGGTAACGTTCTAGCAACCGACTTGACTATGGCCTCACTATATGCGGACCCTTTCAACATTATTGAGCCAGCGAAGGCTGCTGCTGCGATAACTGGCATATTACCGGAACTTGATGCAAATAAGGTGCTCTCACTTCTTAAACGTGAGCGCAGGTTCGTCTGGATAAAACGCCATCTTAGTCCTAGACAGCAACAAGCAATACATCAGCTCGGAATTCCCGGACTTGATTTCCGGCGCGAATATAAGCGCGTTTATCCACACGGCACACTTATGGCGCATGCGCTAGGTTACGTCGACATTGACAATAATGGCATTGCGGGCATTGAAAAAAGTTTCAATGTACGCCTTCGAAAGGAAAATCGTCCCATACACCTATCATTAGATGTACGAGTACAGCATAAGCTGCGCACTGAACTTTTAACTAGCATGGCACACCACCAGGCAAAGGGAGCCGCTGGATTGGTGCTCGATGTAACTAACGGCGAAATTATATCGATGGTCTCACTTCCAGACTTCGATCCTAATATACCCGGGAAAGTTTTAGATGGGCGACACTTTAATAAAGCGAGTCTTGGTGTTTATGAGTTAGGCTCCGCTTTCAAAATTCTAACCTCTGCCATTGCATTTAATGAGGGCATAATTACTTTTCGTGACGGTTACGACACCAGCAAGCCTATACGCATTTCTGGTTTCACTATAAGAGATCACTATGGCAAAAATCGCTGGTTATCTGTGCCGGAAATTTTTATTTACTCTTCAAATATTGGGGCTGGTCGTATGGCTCTGGATATAGGGGCTAAAACCCAGCAACTATATTTTGGAAGACTTGGCTTGCTCGAACCGGCCGACACTGAGCTGCCGGAGATAGGGTTACCTATTATTCCAACTAATTGGAGCCGCACTCAGGCTGTAACAATTGGTTTTGGTCACGGAATATCTGTCAGCCCACTGCAATTGTCTGCATCAGTGGCAGCATCCGTTAATGGGGGTGTTTTCTTCCAGCCTACATTTATAAAGCGGAGCGAAAAAAATCTTTTGGATGGTGGCTTACGCGTCTTTACCGAGGCGACATCAAGTAAAATACGACGTTTGCTAAGACTATCGGTGCTTGACGGAACCGGAAAAAATGCGGATGCGAAAGGTTATCTTGTTGGCGGCAAAACAGGAACTGCCGAAAAGAAAATAGGGGGTGGCTACAGTAAAGATATGTTGATTTCATCATTTGTAGGCGTCTTTCCCATGACAAAGCCGCGTTACGCTATCTTCGCGATGCTCGATGAGCCCATCGGCACCAAAGAGACATTTGGACGTGCCACGGGTGGTTGGGTTGCGGCGCCTATAGTCAAACGAGTAGTTGAACAAATTGCGCCAATTTTGAGCATAGCTCCTCTTGACGAAGACAGCCAAATAATCCGGCGTACCCTTGCTATAGACGAGTTCCAATCGAAAGTGGAGGCACGTACGCTTGCATCTTTCAAAGCTCATTGA